Part of the Marasmius oreades isolate 03SP1 chromosome 5, whole genome shotgun sequence genome is shown below.
CAATAACATAGAGTTCGGCATCGAACATTCCGCCCTCACTTCCATACGCCGGTTCCCATCCCTCTAAAGTCTGATGCCCATCTAACGTCGGCCGGTCTCGATTCGCAAAACTGCTCCAAGATCGTGATTCTCGCTTTCGCAGCTCAAAGTCTCCGGGAGTAGGATGAATATCCCCGGTAGAGTTGAGTACCAAGTCCTTGAAGTTAGCGAAAACATAAGCAAGTTCTGCTGTATGCACAACGCCTAGTCCCTTGATCAAATTCCCGTATACAGTCTGATTCTGATCAAAATAGTACACGGACGGTGTCTCGTTGTCAGCTCGATACTTTTGAGCCATGGCATGGCCGAAAAGGAAGGAGGGACAGACAAAGAGCATGTCACGGAACATCGTTGCAGATCGATAGAATTCTGCAGAGAAGTTGGCGGTGGGAGCAAAATCGGACGAGGGGTAGAGTTTGAGGAGAGCTGACAGCGTGGCGTTTGTAAGATCcgggaagaagaggtgaATGAAATCCCTCGTGTCGGAGGAAGTATTGATGTTGGTTTTAGTGAACAGGGTGGCATCATCCTGGGTCCATCCGATCATAACAGGAACCTTGGGGAACATGCCCTTTTGGGTGAGCTCGGAGGAGGCAAGCGGGAGAAAGTCACCATCTACGGTCGGTAAGTACGTGTCTCCATCGTTTTGATCAGCAGTTGAATCATGTTGAGTGATGGTAATGTTCAGAAGTTGCTCCATGGGAAGGGCACGGAGGCACTCGAGAGAACTAGCTGATTGAGGATTGTGATCAATGTTGCAGCTGGCCAGTTCCACGACGGCATTGTAGGTGTCAACCGTAATATTACTGGTGCTGCCTGGTTCGAGTGCGGTCGATTCCATGATTGCGCCGTGAAATGGAATCGGCTTACTGCCGCCATATGCGAGAATCTGAAGAGTTACACTCAACGCTGATGCGTTTCGACAGGTGTAAGAATTGGGCAGAAGAGTTTCCCGGAGTTTTATACTCACCTCCAGAGCTTTGACCAAAGATGGTGACACGCTGAGGGTCGCCCCCAAAATAACCAACGTTCTGTTGTATCCATTCAAGTGCCAATCTCTGGTCTTTTAGACCCAGGTTCAAAGATTTGTTGGCTCGAAGCGATTCCGACAAGGCAAAGCCAAATACTGGAACAGAATAATGACATGAACTTCACGACTTGGTAATGAAGTTCAACCGAGCCTTACTGTTCAAACGATAGTTCATAGCAGCGTAGATGACAGGTAAACCATTTTGAACCGATTGGAGGATCAGATTTTCAGGATCATACGCTGGATTGTTGATATGCCCAGAAAACAGGCCACCTTAAGTACGTAGTATGATCAGCTTCGTCGAGAAACAACGTCCATGATATGACTGACCACCATAAATGAACACCATCACGGGTAACTTATCCCCTTCTTTCACGCCTGCAGGCCGAGCGACCCTCAATTTCAAACAGTCCTCACTCTGATTTAAGCTCGACTCCATGGATTGCGGACAGGCAGGACCAGGTAATGTCGCATCGTAAGCGTATGTATTCGGAGGGAAGACATAAAGTTCTGGGTTGGAGAAACGCCTTTGGCCTCCTGTATCCCGGCCGTATGGAAGATTCAAGAACTGTTCTACACCGTTGTGCTGAATGCCTTGATAAGTGATGTTGGCCTGGGTGTCTATGGCTATTGGCATGCAAGTTGCGACGGTCAAACCTAGCTGAATTGCAGCCAAAGCCATAAAAAAGTAGGACACCATGGTGGAGGAACAGAAAGCGGTCCACGATGGATTTACGTAAATAACAAGCTTGATAGAATTATAATAGACTCACTGTAACTGGAAAAACTAAGATTGCATGAGTCACCGATTCAAAGGCGTACGACAGACATTTCGGATGACTGAGcctgagaaagagaaagcggCTATATCGGCCCGAGAAACGCGCCACTTAAAATTTAACTTTTTTGGTAGTGAAGAGCCCATCGGAATGCTTTACTCAGCACCAATATCGCCTCAATGGTAGATCAGATATGGCCTATCTGTATTCCCAGCAAGTCGCACTCCTTTATTTGCTCATGCGAGTCTCTAAGCAAGTACTCCGCTGCAGAGTCTGGGGATACCGAGAAAGGTGACAAAGCAGTTTATCTACAGATTGAATAATTTCAGCTAGTTTTAACAATAAGACTCGAACTGAACGCAAACCAAACAGAACCAGATGCATGGCCAAGAAACTATATGACATACCTGGTTAGCTCAAGGAAGATATGTACAGAATTGACGGCTCCATACCGGAATTAGTTAAAACATTAGACATCGTGGACATCATACTGAAATTACTGTTGTGTCACTGACTTTTCCTTCCGAAAAGAGTTCTAAGAACGCGCCAACCATTGTGTTACGCCAAAGATCGTCATAATCCTACAAGATAGTACAAGACGGGTGgccgttcaacgttcagcaATCCTTCAGTTTCAAGACCAACAACTGTTCAAAAAACTCTAAAAGTCCACCGTGCACGACCGGTTGAGTGTCCATACACTGAATTCGTATCCCCTTGGAACCGACCAAACACGCCGTACATCCCGAAGACACCTTCAGATTAATGGGGTGACCATTTACTACCGGATGTTCGCCATTCCTATCGGTGCTGAGAAGAAGCCTCTGACGCCTTGGATCGAAAATTCGTCCATACATAAAGATCCGGAAGGTATATCTCCGTGGCTGCAGGCAGATTGAGGTAGTTGTAGTCGACAAATATCTTGCCCTTCTCCCATGGGAGAGTGACGGTGCCCATGGCCACCGGAGAGTCAGAGGGCTCAATCCCGAATTAGTATACAGAGACTGGATGGGTCTAATTGGGAGAAAAGAATCTCGATTGATGCTT
Proteins encoded:
- a CDS encoding uncharacterized protein (MEROPS:MER0034745) — its product is MPIAIDTQANITYQGIQHNGVEQFLNLPYGRDTGGQRRFSNPELYVFPPNTYAYDATLPGPACPQSMESSLNQSEDCLKLRVARPAGVKEGDKLPVMVFIYGGGLFSGHINNPAYDPENLILQSVQNGLPVIYAAMNYRLNIFGFALSESLRANKSLNLGLKDQRLALEWIQQNVGYFGGDPQRVTIFGQSSGALSVTLQILAYGGSKPIPFHGAIMESTALEPGSTSNITVDTYNAVVELASCNIDHNPQSASSLECLRALPMEQLLNITITQHDSTADQNDGDTYLPTVDGDFLPLASSELTQKGMFPKVPVMIGWTQDDATLFTKTNINTSSDTRDFIHLFFPDLTNATLSALLKLYPSSDFAPTANFSAEFYRSATMFRDMLFVCPSFLFGHAMAQKYRADNETPSVYYFDQNQTVYGNLIKGLGVVHTAELAYVFANFKDLVLNSTGDIHPTPGDFELRKRESRSWSSFANRDRPTLDGHQTLEGWEPAYGSEGGMFDAELYVIGGPHAGISSLDGNGAKFEVERQKLRERCEFLNRDEIISQLKY
- a CDS encoding uncharacterized protein (MEROPS:MER0034745), with translation MVSYFFMALAAIQLGLTVATCMPIAIDTQANITYQGIQHNGVEQFLNLPYGRDTGGQRRFSNPELYVFPPNTYAYDATLPGPACPQSMESSLNQSEDCLKLRVARPAGVKEGDKLPVMVFIYGGGLFSGHINNPAYDPENLILQSVQNGLPVIYAAMNYRLNIFGFALSESLRANKSLNLGLKDQRLALEWIQQNVGYFGGDPQRVTIFGQSSGALSVTLQILAYGGSKPIPFHGAIMESTALEPGSTSNITVDTYNAVVELASCNIDHNPQSASSLECLRALPMEQLLNITITQHDSTADQNDGDTYLPTVDGDFLPLASSELTQKGMFPKVPVMIGWTQDDATLFTKTNINTSSDTRDFIHLFFPDLTNATLSALLKLYPSSDFAPTANFSAEFYRSATMFRDMLFVCPSFLFGHAMAQKYRADNETPSVYYFDQNQTVYGNLIKGLGVVHTAELAYVFANFKDLVLNSTGDIHPTPGDFELRKRESRSWSSFANRDRPTLDGHQTLEGWEPAYGSEGGMFDAELYVIGGPHAGISSLDGNGAKFEVERQKLRERCEFLNRDEIISQLKY